One window of the Balnearium lithotrophicum genome contains the following:
- a CDS encoding type IV pilus twitching motility protein PilT: MIQLLKEVVDKKASDLHIVPGSPPRIRVLGDLIPLVEYGTLSAADTKRLIYSVLTDAQKKKLEEEWELDFSFGIRGIARFRGNAYFQRQSLAGAFRLIPYSIPEFEKLGLPEIIKTFAHKTKGLVLVTGPTGSGKSTTLASLINIVNKTYSYHIITIEDPIEFVYEHNKSIVTQRELGSDTKSFARALKSALREDPDVILVGEMRDPETIEAALTAAETGHLVFSTLHTNSAVETINRIVDVFPADKQSQIRTQLSFVLVGTVAQKLLKRRDGTGRVAAVEVFIPTPAIRNLIRENKLHQIYSLMQTGQASTGMITLNQHLAQLYLDGLVDLEEAKRVSPDPKELETLIRAYSRRH; this comes from the coding sequence ATGATTCAACTTTTAAAGGAAGTTGTTGACAAGAAAGCCTCCGACCTGCATATAGTTCCTGGCAGTCCTCCAAGAATTAGAGTTTTAGGAGACTTAATACCCCTTGTTGAGTACGGAACCCTCTCAGCAGCCGACACAAAGAGGCTGATTTACAGTGTTCTTACAGATGCCCAAAAGAAGAAGCTTGAGGAAGAATGGGAGTTAGATTTTTCCTTTGGAATAAGGGGGATTGCAAGATTCAGAGGAAATGCCTACTTTCAGAGACAATCCTTGGCAGGAGCCTTTAGATTAATTCCTTACAGTATTCCTGAATTTGAAAAGTTGGGGCTTCCAGAGATAATAAAGACCTTTGCCCACAAAACAAAGGGATTGGTCTTAGTTACAGGTCCTACAGGTTCTGGTAAATCCACTACCCTTGCATCACTAATCAATATAGTCAATAAAACATACAGCTATCACATAATAACGATTGAAGACCCAATCGAGTTTGTTTACGAACACAACAAATCGATAGTTACCCAGAGGGAGTTGGGAAGTGACACTAAGAGTTTTGCCAGAGCTCTAAAATCAGCACTCCGTGAAGACCCAGATGTGATACTGGTTGGAGAAATGAGGGACCCTGAAACCATAGAGGCAGCTTTAACGGCTGCAGAAACAGGACACCTTGTATTTTCAACACTCCATACAAACTCAGCAGTAGAAACAATAAATCGTATTGTTGACGTTTTTCCTGCGGATAAACAATCCCAAATAAGAACCCAACTTTCATTTGTTTTAGTTGGTACGGTTGCCCAAAAATTGCTCAAGAGAAGGGACGGAACTGGAAGGGTAGCTGCAGTCGAAGTTTTTATTCCTACTCCAGCTATTAGAAACTTAATAAGGGAAAACAAACTCCATCAGATTTACTCTCTAATGCAAACGGGACAAGCATCAACGGGAATGATAACCCTTAATCAACACTTGGCTCAACTCTACTTGGATGGTCTCGTAGATTTGGAAGAGGCAAAGAGGGTATCTCCTGACCCGAAAGAGCTTGAAACACTGATAAGGGCATACTCAAGGAGACATTAA
- a CDS encoding type II secretion system F family protein has product MPSYRYVGRDVFNRIRRGIVEADDVESAKELLLKRGLVVIEKLKEDKPLFSTEITFSLLDRVSLKDIVLFTRQLHALINAGIPLVQSLRIIKDQISNRRLKQIIDDIATYIEEGGRFHIALSKYRNIFGDLYISMIKAAEEAGTLEETLKRLAEHLEKIEQLRGKVKSAMFYPTFVLVVATVIVIGILVFVIPTFQQLYADLGGELPSLTQTVINVSNWLRDYIGWFLLGVVVLFIGFFQLRRFSKQFRYLTDLLLLKLPIFGELILKSSIANFSRTLSSMISSGINILDALQISAETANNEVIMRALLNVKEQVEKGVSLALAMSRVSIFPPMIVNMAAVGEQAGNLDTMLSKAADFYEEEVDRTVDALTSLIEPLLMVFIGSIIGVIVIAMYLPIFKIGELIK; this is encoded by the coding sequence ATGCCAAGTTACAGGTACGTTGGCAGGGACGTCTTTAACAGAATCAGAAGGGGAATTGTTGAAGCAGATGATGTTGAAAGTGCAAAGGAGTTACTATTAAAACGGGGATTGGTGGTCATTGAAAAATTAAAGGAGGATAAGCCTCTTTTTAGTACAGAGATAACTTTCTCCCTTTTAGATAGAGTTTCTCTAAAGGATATTGTTTTATTTACAAGACAATTACATGCCCTTATTAATGCTGGAATTCCTCTGGTTCAGTCATTAAGAATAATAAAAGACCAAATATCAAACAGGAGGCTTAAGCAAATAATAGATGACATTGCTACTTACATTGAGGAGGGAGGGAGATTTCATATTGCTCTCTCAAAATACAGAAACATTTTTGGAGACCTCTACATATCAATGATAAAGGCTGCAGAGGAAGCAGGAACGTTAGAGGAAACGTTAAAACGCCTTGCAGAACACTTGGAAAAAATAGAGCAGTTAAGAGGAAAAGTAAAAAGTGCTATGTTTTATCCGACATTCGTTTTAGTTGTTGCTACAGTTATTGTAATTGGAATCCTTGTCTTCGTTATTCCAACCTTTCAACAGCTGTATGCAGATTTAGGAGGAGAGCTTCCTTCCCTGACCCAAACGGTAATAAACGTTAGTAACTGGTTAAGGGACTACATAGGCTGGTTTTTACTTGGTGTAGTTGTTCTCTTCATAGGATTTTTTCAACTCAGGAGGTTTTCTAAGCAGTTCAGGTACTTAACAGACCTTTTACTTTTAAAATTGCCTATATTTGGAGAGCTCATTTTGAAATCCAGTATAGCCAATTTTTCAAGAACTTTATCTTCCATGATTTCGAGTGGTATTAATATTCTTGACGCTCTTCAGATTTCCGCAGAAACGGCAAATAATGAAGTGATAATGAGAGCTCTTCTAAATGTAAAGGAACAGGTTGAAAAAGGGGTAAGTTTGGCTTTAGCAATGTCAAGAGTTTCCATTTTTCCACCAATGATTGTAAATATGGCAGCAGTGGGAGAACAGGCAGGTAATTTAGATACAATGCTTTCAAAGGCTGCTGACTTCTACGAAGAGGAAGTAGATAGAACTG